A region from the Halomarina litorea genome encodes:
- a CDS encoding GNAT family N-acetyltransferase has product MPGPAFAEGTRVSLHPVADEDHDAIQRDMNDPAVRIPGGGPAGPFTGEDVASFLDGFGEGGDVALVAVREGEYAGLLTLRTDSQTEVGTLGVWVTPRAQGAGVAREACSLLFDWAFDHLGVHKVAARVFAFNDASRALVDSLGLSEEGVHREERYADGAYHDAHYFGLLAGEWRARRGDGDA; this is encoded by the coding sequence ATGCCCGGACCCGCCTTCGCCGAGGGGACGCGCGTCTCCCTCCACCCCGTCGCCGACGAGGACCACGATGCGATTCAGCGCGACATGAACGACCCCGCGGTTCGCATCCCCGGCGGGGGACCGGCCGGCCCGTTCACCGGCGAGGACGTCGCGTCTTTCCTCGACGGGTTCGGCGAGGGCGGGGACGTCGCCCTCGTCGCCGTGAGGGAGGGCGAGTACGCCGGCCTGCTCACCCTCCGGACGGACTCCCAGACCGAGGTGGGCACTCTCGGCGTGTGGGTCACGCCCCGTGCGCAGGGCGCGGGCGTCGCCCGCGAGGCCTGTTCGCTCCTGTTCGACTGGGCGTTCGACCACCTGGGGGTACACAAGGTGGCGGCCCGGGTGTTCGCGTTCAACGACGCCTCGCGCGCCCTCGTCGACTCCCTCGGGTTGTCCGAGGAGGGCGTCCACCGCGAGGAACGCTACGCCGACGGCGCGTACCACGACGCCCACTACTTCGGCCTGCTGGCGGGCGAGTGGCGTGCCCGGCGAGGCGACGGCGATGCGTAA